The DNA segment CCAAAGCTCTGCGTCAAAAATTGAACACTTTCTAAGATATCTATTGAAACCAAACAGCCACTGTCCATTTATGTCTCTTGCAACACACCCAGCGAAAGCACGTCCCGTATCCAAATGAACTACCCCATCATTATTAAGGAAAATCGTAGAACCATAGTCTTGCTCATCCAAGGAAGGACCAAGAACGCCACTCGAAATATCTTTAGGAATTGAGAAACAATGAGAGGCCCAACAAACAGAGTTGTTGACAACCTCTCTTGGGCTGCATGGATGaccttgaaaaataaaaaggttgcGGTTTTTCCAAATCCGCCAAGCCAGAATTCCAAAAAGGCAAGCCCAACTAACTCCACTCGCCAAAGCCATCGACGAATCCTGCACATTAACAAGGATCGAATCTTGTAAgctaagagaaaaaaaatttgtaaagcGATTACCTGAAGTGATCTGACTCCACACATCTTTTGCAGCAGGACAGTTTCTAAGAATGTGAAGGATGTCTTCCGAATGGAAGCCACATATAGGACAAGAGGGATCATCTGATAAACCTCTTTTAACCCTTTCAATATTACTGAAAAGATGCTGTTTAAGAACCAACCAAAGGAAAAAACGAACTCTTTGTGGTCCAGGAATCATCCAAACACTCTTCCACTTGTCATCTTTCGGATTCCAATCATTTCCCCTACAACTCTTATAAGCACTATTGATCGTAACTTCCCATTCGAGGTATGACACCAGGAAATTATGTCTGGTCCCGCAGAGGGACAAGGAGGGGGAATGGCCATAATCAACTCAATTACCTCATTTGGAAGCCAAATTCTGAACAACTCAAGATTCCATGAGCCATCCTCATCAACCATATCATTAAGAGAGCATCCAAAGTTAATATTAACACCTGGCGGGATAAACTTAATCAGTGGCCCTAGATTAGGAATCCAAACATCTTCCCAACAACGAATTTGACATCCGTTCCCAATGGACCAACATAGGTTTTCCCGAAGCAAAGGCCAAACCTTGGTAAGAGAATTCCAAAGAAATGAACCTCTCTCATGCCTAATAGAGATGGGAAGAGTATCAGTCAACCGGTATTTAGCCTTAATAACTCGAACCCAAAGAGCCTCTTTGTTAGTCACAATAGTAAATCCTAGTTTAAGCAAAAATGAGATATTCTAGTCTAGTAATTTCCATAAACCGAGCCCTCCACAACATTTGGGTTGACAAATGGAATCCCACCCAACTAGAGACATCTTCCTCTTATGCTCAGATGAACCCCAAATGAATTGCTTCACCAAACTCTCAATCTCATCGCAAATACTTCTAGGAATCATCATGGATTGCATAAAGTAGTCGGGGATAGCCATGAGAACCGACTGGGCCAAGGTAATACGGCCTGCAATGGATAATCTTTTAGCGTCCCAACTCTGGAGCTTTCTTCTAACTTTTTCAACCACAAAATGCATAGTACCATTAGTCACCCTTTGATGAAAAAGTGGAATACCAAGATAATGTCCAAGATTCTAGACTTTCTGAAACCCAAATAAAGAACTAATCGAGTCTACCACCGTCTTATCCAAACCTTTAGCGAAAAAGATGTTCGTTTTCCTAGCGTTAACTTTATGCCCAGAGAAATCACAAAATCTTCCCAAAATATTCCTGATAAGATGACTATGTTTCATATCTACTTTGCTAAAAATGACTAAGTCATCGGCAAAGAACAAATGCGAAATAGGAGGGCCCGAACGAGAGAGACGAATGGGATTCTATTGACCCTCTAAAATAGCTGAGTGGATCTCTTGGCCGAGCCAATCCATACATAAAATGAAAAGATAAGGGGAGAGCGGGCACCCTTGTCGAATACCTCTAGCTGGTCTAAACTTGGACAAAGGAACTCCATTCTATAGAACCTGCATCGATGAGTTAGAAATAGAAGACATAATAACATCTATGAGGAAAGAAGGGATACTTGCAGCTTGGAGGGAAGCTTTAATAAAATCCCATTGCACTCTGTCGTAAGCCTTCTCCAAATCAATCTTAATGGTCATCCACTTTCTTTTGGAAGAACTTTTCATAGAATGAATAACCTCTTGGGCGATAATAACATTATCTGTGATATTCCTACCTGCAATAAAGCCAGCCTGTTCTACCCCAATAATCTTCGGAAAAATGATCTTGAAACGATTCGCGATAACCTTCATTACGAGTTTATATAAGACAGAACAAAGACTAATCGGTCTATATTGAGTAAAATCCTCAGGATTATCAACCTTGGGAATGAGGACAATTAACGTGTTATTTAACTCAGCTTCAATGGTGCCTccattaaaaatacttttaaccCAATTACAAACCGCATCCCTCACCGTATTCCACTGCTTCTGGAAAAAAAGTGCATGGAATCCATCACTATCGGGGGCTTTAAGGGGGGCCATATCAAAGAGAGCAGTCTTGATTTCCTCATTAGTGACCTGCTTTTCTAAGAAGGAGATATCATCCTGTCCAAGACTAGGAAATTTACTAGAAGGTAAACATCCCATAGGACCAGGATCCTCCTCATAAAGCTTCTGGAAGAATTTATTAGCCTCGTCTTTAATAGCCTCCGAGTCATAGATCTATTCCCCACTATCATTGCGAATTGCAGTAATACGGCTATTCTTCCTCTGACGCATCGTACGGGCATGAAAGAACTTAGTATTTCGATCGCCAAGATGAAGCCAATCACAGCGTGCTTTTTGTTTCCAAAGAAGTTCCTCATGGCAAAGAACAGTCTCCAACTCCTGACGAGTCTTTAATTTCACCTTGGCTAACCGGTTAGAACCTGAGAAATCCATAAATTTCTGAATTTTAGTGAGTTCTTTAATGAGAGACCTTTTACGGGTAGTAATATGTCTATAAACCATCTTATTCCAATCCATGAGCTCTCGAGTGAACATACTTAAGGAATTTGGCATGTCTCCAGAGAACTCCCAATTATCTTCCACAAACTTTCCAAATTCAGGATGCTCCACCTATCCAGCTAAAAAGCGAAAATGCCTACCTTTTGGAAGGCCAACCTCTGGGATTAAAGAAAGGAGAAGGGGTTTATGATCAGAATTAATTTTAGGGAGATGAGTAACCAAACAATCAGGAAAAGTCTGAACCCAAGCTTCATTACCCAAAGCCCTATCAAGTCTTTCAAACAGCAACCTCTTGTGCCAAGTAAAAAGTGGACCTCTGAACCCTAAATCATGAAGCTCTGCCTTATCCACGAAATCACCAAAAAGAGGGCAACGCCTTCCTTTAGTCATACCACTAAATTTTTCAGATGACGAAAGAATAGCGTTGAAATTGCCAATAGCAACCCACGGGATATTTCCCCTAGGAATTGAACTTTTCAAGCTATTCTACAGATCCTTGCGCTTCTGCTTATTCGGACTTCCATAAACAAACGAGatgaaaattgaactagaggAAACCATAGAGCCAACCCGAACCATAATGAACTGAGAATGATTAAAAATAATCTCGAGATGGACAGAGTTCTTCCAGCCAATCCAAATACCCCCCGAGAACCCAACTACTTCGACTCGATGAGAATTAGGAAAACCCAATTTATCAATAATATTGTCTTCTTTAGACCCACTAACTCTAGTCTCAAGTAAGCTAACAATATCAGGATCATGTTCCCGATTATATTCCCAAAAGATACGAGGAAATTTATCACTAGCACAACCTTGACAATTCCAAGAAAAAATAGTAAAATCCATATAAATAATCAGAAAATAAGAAAAACGTACCAGTTACTGTCGAGAGACAATATCTCCATCCTTAATCAAGGTTCCACCTTCCAATCCAGAAATCGGATCCTTACAAAGATTCAAATTAGAGGTGAATTTAGCCATTTCCTCCACAGATTCAGCCAGGGGTACTTTAGAATTGCCAGAAGCTTTAAACCGACTCCCCCTACCTCCCAGAGCATTGGACGCTTTTCGACCACCACGACCAATTAAATCTTTACCGCCAAGCCTCTATCTGGAAATGAGAGTGCCTTCGCCAAAATTTCCACGGGAAGATTTGGCAGagttactttttttcttttttgtgagATGAATCCTTGAAGGTTATTGCAGTGTGTTTACCGGGATCTAAAACTTCATCAGAAATGATGACAGGGGTACCCCTAGAGCCTTCAAAAGCTGGATTAAAATGCGCTACAAGATTATCAACATTCTTACCATTTGAAATCTCTCGCACTTTATTAGAGAAATCCCCACGGTTAGCTTGATCCAGGACCACGTCATTCAAAGAATTAACATGGTGCGATGAACCTGCAGTATTAAAACTAGAATTAGAAATAATAGTAGACCTTTTAGTTTCCTCACACACATGCTGATTCGACTGACTGCCAGACAATGGCCTATTCCCCAAGGCAGCCTGGCCTGAAATAATGAAAGAATCGACTTCTTTCGCAAGCTCACCAGGCAGACGACCCAACTCAGTCCCAATAATGGCCCCCGTAGTAGTTGCCCTTGTTGGGCTAGAACCCGAATTGGCCTAAAAGCCTAGGTCCATTACTGGCCGAGAACCCATGTCTCTCAAATTATTACCCCTATCCCTAAAATTGATATTTTCAATAGCACCAGAACTTGTTTCAGCCCCCTTCACCGACACAGATTCTCCAGCATAAATTTCGCTTATCTCTCCCGCCTTGTTTAACACCTTAAATCGTGATTTTCCAGTTTCCTTGCGAGATTTTGCCCCGTCTGTTACTCCCATATCTCTGTCGGTGTTAACTCTGCCAACCCGTTTTCCATGCCCGGACCTTCTTTCAACCAGCATCCAAGGCCAAAACTCCGGCCTCGCTTCCTCAACTACTCCTCCTCCGTCAGTTTCCAAAACCTCCTTCGTCGTCTCAGGCAACTTGTCATAATTATTATCCAGGGCCATCATCTGGCATAAATCTCTAACATGCCCATACCTACCACACCCAAAACAAACCGTAGGAAGAACTTCGTACTCCACCCTCTGAACAGCTCCGTCAACCAAGACTTGGGACACCAGCGGCTTCGCGAGATTAATGAAAACAGCAAATCGAGCAAAACGTCCCATGGTTCTCTTATCCGTCTGAAGATTCAATTTTACGACCTTCCCAATCAACCCCCCAACGGCTTCCACAATTTGCCGACGGAACATATACCCCGGCAAGCCCGGCAGACGGATCCAAGCCAAGACCACAGTAGGATACGGTTGCAAAGGATTAAAGTCCTTGGTCCAAGGTTGAACAGTAAGGTATTGACCAAAAATAATCCATGGACCCTGCGACAAAATGCGATCGTAATCAGTCTTATTCAAGAAACGAACTAGAAAATACCCATTTTCAATGTCCATAAGATGAAATTGAGAAATAGGTTTCCACAGACTAGATATGCGATTGTGTAAAGTATTGTAGCCGATACTCCGGCCTAGAAGTTTAATAACCACAGTTAATTCCATTTCTTTGAGCAAAATATCCTTAACCCGATCAAAAAAATTGATGGCTGGGATCCCGTTAACAATGGATATTTGCACATCATCTGTCAATAAGTCAAAATCTCCATTGCATCCATCATCTACTCCCACAGCAGAGACATCGCGTTCCAACTCAAATGAAGCTGATTCTCTACCCAAAAACTTATCTTTCCACGATGGTGTTGGAGATATAACAGAATCTACAATCATATCCACAGAATCATCCTCAAGACCGTCCTTAAACCTCACTTTCTTAGTGGTCCGATCCTCGATAGAACGAGGATCTCCCACATCTCTGTTGGCCGAAGAAGGCTGAGCAAGAGAGCGTTCTTTAGACATTTTTCGAACTATTTAgacttataatttaaaatcatttaactGTTAGTTTTTCATTAAAATAGTTAACCAATAATCACATAATCTCTCTTACTTTAATAAGTTATCGATAActtataatataaaaactaaattgatcTCATTCTTGTAATAAAGATACCTCTCAAAAAATTTCACCAATATATAAAGATGGAATGAATATGTCGAGATCGTGAAGAGTTGGTGCGGTCCTCTTCATGTTAGctttttttgttttaatcatatatatttgacGTTCAAATAGTGAAACATAATTATAATTGCAAATTTTCAATCTTTATCTTTCActcctttgtttttctttttgttctttttcatcAGTCTTAGATCAAATTTCTGAGGTCATGGAAGCAGCTCACTTAGTTGACTTTGTGATTTAATTTAAAAGCAAATCCCTAATTTTAAATgacaaaaagaaatttaaaaaaaaatcatttaaagtACAATTATTACCATTCCCACCAACAATAAAAATAATCTCTACTAATATAATCTTCCAAACACATGTGATTGGTCAATCAATCGAATTACTAAAACAccctaaaaaaaaactaataataacccTCAGATATATTGAAATTCAAGACTCGAAatctattaaatattatttgtaaAGTGTAAGCTAAATGATTTCAGCTTCAAATAACACTTGATTTCCCAACATCCACCAATTGTATCATCGTATGTAGTACTAAGTCCCACATAAGCTGGAGTTActactataaatttaattttctattaaCTACAAAATCATTCTACAagaaatctaatatttttatatgatatttaagttactttaatttgtaaaatgaaaaaaaggagTTGGAATCCACATcctgtaaaattatttttgcaaCAACCATAATTGCCTCCTAAATAAAGTTTAAAGttgattaatattttttattacttttcattaaaaaaaataaaagagaaaaaacagGAACCAAACATCTTTAAATTTGACATGTTCCAATAGCAAACCTGTACATGCAGTGTTGTTTGTCCCGTAAGACATGATTGAACCATTACTGCAAAAGTTGGTCACTGCTTTGTTGTTTTGTTCATCATGATTCATCACTCCACCATATAGTCCTACCTCAATTATTACTAAATATTGAAAGAGAATAAAATATCTCAATTATTACTAAACGTGAtagataataatattattattcaacatatatatatttttaaagctcacttttatttttttattaaagtaatatttaatcttttaaatttgataatttattttatctttgcACCTAAACATTTTTTAGTtcacattaattttaaaattaaaattgtttaagTATCGGGTTATTTGTCCAAACCCAAAAGACCATctaaaatttgaaagggtttgaACAAAATTATTAGACTTAAAAATGAGTTTGGCCAAAATAATAGGTCTACTTAAAagaatagtattttttttatgaattatataatttatatcacataaaaattaaatatatagtcatatataatataataatgtaaacataattaaaaatgctaagttgcttacatataaaattttaataaataaaaatatatgaaagtatagaatattaaattaaaaataatataattaatttttaaaaaaatatgggtAGGCTTAAAATGGACATGAGTTAGTTATTTACAAATATGGGcagattttgataaaattttaaactcatatttcgAGTTGATTTGGGCTTTGACAaacataaaatgtattaatattaCACTTAAACTCAGCTATAAGCACTACTTGGAACTTggcgtttttttttaatttagtcactgAACTTGAATTTATTTAAAGCATGATCACATGGTTCTCTAATATTGTGTCACATCGTTActtgaaatttgatatttttatattttagattattttttaaaaaaccatGTGATGATATGACGTAATTTCAAAGTATCATGTCATCATACGTtaataaaattcaagtttaagAATCAAATGAGAAAAATTGTCAAGTGTAAGAaaataatttgagaaaaaaatttagagataaaattgaaaaaaattgtgaaattgaaagATTAAACGttgttttatacatatatttttttatttttatattcaatttcaCAAGTGAAAAagtatgttttgtttattttcaaaaattgttaaTTGTATCCAAAGCTCATGCACAGTTCAGCTTTTTTTATTTGGGGTGCTCTATTTCGTAATTTCACCAAACTATTtatagcgacgtaaaaattttgcttggccgctaattgaggcgatttattgaaaatttgaaaactgactttcgattttattaaaaagggagtcgccaccgatcctttttcctaggtgtgatcggacacctaataaatcctcttttttaaaagaaaatttattttttaaacaaaaagaatgctgagtttaggtctatgtcaaaagccagagaaaaaatagggttcgggagtcggttatggacgaggaaggtattagcaccctcgcgacgcccaaaattggtatctcgttaaacatatgttgtcttaattttcaaaaatgcgagtttaatgtaacatttaatcatgatccgatcaaaacacgagcatttttataatttcgatttcttttgagaaggacGTTCCGTTTGTAACACAAGCcgattgatattcacccaacatagcgatgaaaacgacgacttaatattaaatcggtgcgttgccttatttattgaaataaaaaaatgaatgaaaatatttttaaataaaaaaataaaagtaaaagaaaattaatattgaTGTTGAAATAAGATGTGAACTAATATGCTAAATTCAGAAcagacaaataataataaaaagttaagaatatacaaagcaaataataaatatgacaataatattaaaaacaataacaatgcatgcgatattaaacgtaataatagtattaaacacgaaataaaaacaatgaatatatatatacatataataatagttagtaAAGTGACAGGAACATGATATTAAAAACACTAATAATGTTACCtatatacatacgtatatatattaaaatataaacataataatagtattaaaaagtatatacatagtattaaaaatatatacataatatatacatattagaaataataataatattaaaaacaactattaataatactacataaatatacacatatatatattaaaaatatatacataataatgatattaaaagtatgtatgtaatatagtgttaaaaatacatacataatataggtattaaaaatatatacataatataataaaatatatgaataatatgatattaacaatatatacataatatataaaaaatataatatttaaaaaaataatatacataatataatattaatatatatgcgtaatatggagtataatatatatattaaaagaatatatatatgacatacgaatatattaacaaaaacaataatattaaaaactattaataatactatataatatatataagtattaagtaaaaataataataatgaaatgctaataaataacaaatataataataataacagtaataaaatataatagtataaataatattaaaattaaaataaaataatgagaaaaagtgaaaaaaaggacgaaattgaattaaaaatgaaagttttgaggcgaattcgaaataaaaataaaaagaaagggctTATTTGAACGCGTGTGAAACGTAGGGGGACCAAACCAGAAATTTTCCCATGCCtttaaaacgctgcgcagcataAAGGACTTAGTTGAAAAGCGCGACGAATTAGGGGCccaattgaaaataaattgaaacttaattgcaaaaatagaaaaaagaggaAGGGCTagtatggcaattagaccatcgACAAAAACACGCGAATCTTCTGGAGCGGGTAGGGTTCGTGCGTGGGTCgactcaaaacgacgtcgttttggggttaaaaggcagcccccaaaacgacgaTGTTTTGGGAGGCTATAAAAggccaaatatttttaaaaaaaaaatcactttgcaacatgggaaagaaaaaaaaagagggagagagAATTTCTCTCTGGACCAGGTCCAGCTCCGGCCAGGAGGGCCGCCATCACCGTTGCACCGGCCGCCGCCGCCGGCCACCGTGAAAATTGCAAaggtatgatttttttattttttatttgtattcctttttagtttaataatatatatatccatgtagaaaggaaaagaaaagaaaaaaaaaagattcgaaatttagaaaatttagaACACTTTTTGATTTCTGATTTTGATTTCCTCTTTGGGTTTCTTTTCACTTCTTGCGATTGTTGACGTTTGAGTCTCTGTTTTTGGTGTTGGATCTGTTTTTGAATATCGGTGGTTGAAATCtagtatttgtttttttattaaaaattgtcgATGCCTTTTACAAAATTTGATTCGGGTTTTTATAACCCTTTTACATgtatttttcaattgtttttgtcttttctttctaATCCCTTGCAGGTGCAAGTTGCTGGAGTTCGGTGGCTGACATGGGCGGTGCTGAGGTGACCTTGGCGGTGGAGCAGGAggctagggtttcagcttttttgaaaccctagtttgacttaATGGgtaattggtttttttttatttaggttggGTTTTAGTTTAGGGGGTAATTGGGCTAATGATTTGGGCTGAGTCTGTTTGGGTTTTAGTTGGGTTTTAGGATTGGGTTGCTGTAAATGGGTTTAAAATTGGGTCAAAATTGGCCTACAaaaactgcccctctttgctcattgtcgtgtaacaagaatagagcaaagacacaaaagaaaggccaattttgcccggtcttgccaagtattgacttctttggtgctcttttTATCCAGGTAGTCTCTTTCTAGTCCACCGCATCTTGTTGCCTTGATCATTCCACTGCGAGTTCACAGAGACATGACTTGTAGCTTCGATTCACTCTACTGCAATTTTAGAGAGATAAAGTTTGTTGTGATTTGTTCTTCCGCAACTTCAGAGCAGTAAGATATgttgtcttcagtctgctccgctacaacttcAGGGATATGAGATTTATGTCTTCGGCCTGCTTCGTTGTatcttcaggaagataagatctgcaacTTCAAtgtgctctactgtaacttcgatcagctccattgcaacttcaaggaggcAAAATCTGTGTCTTCAATTAACTCCAATCTTTATCCtcggcatgtgacccgaggctcaactcacctctcgcaatatgagctgactTTTTGGAAAACAAACATTAAAAACAGAACTTGAAAATACCTTAGCatatgacccgaggctcaactcacctctcgcaacataagttgatttgataaaaacagaatttgaaaaacagaaactaaaaatacctcagcgtgtcttgaggctcaactcacctctagcaatatgagttgatttttgaaacataaattgaaaatacctcagcgtgtcctgaggctcaactcacctttcgcaatatgagttgatttttgaaaaacagaaattaaaacaTCAGAgtaccaaaacatgtcatctggtggaactcaggtgtcttttccttgATTCAGTATAGCTATCATCGCATCCTCTTGCTctgctggagtacctgtatatgtcatgcatgatgttatcatgatatgcacatgtttgccttaaatgcctttatgcctacatgattatgctatgcgccTTGGGCTTATTTGTCATATATCCCTTTTCGTTACGATTTTTGTGATGATTTGCATTCAGTGCTTCGACTCTTGACTTTCTTTTCAGGCTTTGTACCCGTCCTCAAGCTTTACGAGTACTCTACATTTCTCAGATATCACTATTTTGCCCCTTGTTGAACTTTGTCtttgctttgaggctcttgtacttatcaaattttcatccgGGTAATGCTCAACATTTGtctagagtatgtcatttcactatttatcatttaaataaaccACATAATGATATACAtaaaaatggtcaggtagggacgaaagggatacctcacatttatttatttcaaaggtagaaaacaaagaaaattaaccAAGGATAGtaaaaagtatcataaagagaaagggAATCGCATTTAACGGATACAAATGCtttagatattcaacacatgaactcttccacgtttctTAATCAAGAATCCTTTCGAGTGTGGCTTCTtgtgtagaagatttcgagctttcagaaatgctttaAATACTAGAGTCTCgctgtttgacccaccgttcaaccACCTTGCTCTTTAAGCCCAAGTTTGCTTCATTAGGATGCCCTTTCAGGTTTTCATCTTAATCCTTTTTGTtcatcaagacgcccttttcgggttttcaccttgatctcttttttttaggcataatatttctttacagcatctgagttcactgggttaggtaactctttcccatccatctcagtgaggatcaaagctccacctgagaaagccttctttacgacatatggtccttcccaatttggtgcccattttcttcagaagtctttttgtattggaagaatctttctcagcacgagttctccttcatggaattctcttggccgtactttcttATCATGGGCcacgatcattctcttctggtacatctgtctaTGACAGATTGCCTTCAAACGTTTTTCTTCGATAAGGTTtcactggtcatatcgagctcgaacccactcTGCTTCCTCTAGtttcgactccattaagactcatagagaggggatctcaacttcgataggtagcacaacttccattccatagaccagagagaaaggagttgctcccgtagatgtccaTACAGATGTACGGTATGCATACAAAgcga comes from the Gossypium hirsutum isolate 1008001.06 chromosome A06, Gossypium_hirsutum_v2.1, whole genome shotgun sequence genome and includes:
- the LOC107928759 gene encoding uncharacterized protein, yielding MSKERSLAQPSSANRDVGDPRSIEDRTTKKVRFKDGLEDDSVDMIVDSVISPTPSWKDKFLGRESASFELERDVSAVGVDDGCNGDFDLLTDDVQISIVNGIPAINFFDRVKDILLKEMELTVVIKLLGRSIGYNTLHNRISSLWKPISQFHLMDIENGYFLVRFLNKTDYDRILSQGPWIIFGQYLTVQPWTKDFNPLQPYPTVVLAWIRLPGLPGYMFRRQIVEAVGGLIGKVVKLNLQTDKRTMGRFARFAVFINLAKPLVSQVLVDGAVQRVEYEVLPTVCFGCGRYGHVRDLCQMMALDNNYDKLPETTKEVLETDGGGVVEEARPEFWPWMLVERRSGHGKRVGRVNTDRDMGVTDGAKSRKETGKSRFKVLNKAGEISEIYAGESVSVKGAETSSGAIENINFRDRGNNLRDMGSRPVMDLGF